A region from the Benincasa hispida cultivar B227 chromosome 12, ASM972705v1, whole genome shotgun sequence genome encodes:
- the LOC120092809 gene encoding uncharacterized protein LOC120092809, with amino-acid sequence MSLIISPPPPQAVNLGGSQSLRRFSCTFLTKRSSCILQQKKNYGNCKKKKTNNRLSTDVKLHFVSSCLKDDSFSRLDSRSNSPSEMIERFYKCINEKNLKELSSYISEDCHIEDSLFVEPFIGKKAALRFFEELTHSMGPDVKFRIHNIYERRVSSVGAIWHLEWKNMEIPFTKGCTFIDIRNEERKTIQKAQIIIEPQIKAGHLILAIMKLVTLLLAKYPAIPEWLIKVSQQRWVKWMSKICIILFKLLLDSFLKSYLTFIHFGAELYSNVLKFLHYVIKSFK; translated from the exons atgtcccTTATTATAAGTCCTCCTCCTCCTCAAGCTGTCAACTTGGGGGGCTCCCAATCATTGAGAAGATTTTCCTGTACATTCTTGACTAAAAGATCCTCATGTATATTACagcaaaagaaaaactatggcaactgcaagaagaagaaaacaaacaacAGATTATCCACCGATGTCAAGCTACATTTCGTCTCGTCGTGCTTAAAGGATGATTCCTTTTCCCGCTTAGATTCAAGATCAAATTCTCCATCAGAAATGATTGAGAGGTTTTACAAATGCATCAACGAAAAGAACTTGAAGGAATTGAGCAGTTACATCTCAGAAGACTGCCACATTGAAGACTCCTTGTTCGTTGAACCATTTATAGGGAAGAAG GCAGCTCTGCGTTTCTTTGAAGAACTAACTCATAGCATGGGTCCAGATGTGAAGTTTAGAATCCATAACATCTACGAAAGACGCGTTTCCAGCGTAGGAGCAATCTGGCATTTAG AGTGGAAGAACATGGAGATTCCCTTCACCAAGGGTTGCACCTTCATCGACAtaagaaatgaagaaagaaaaactatacA GAAGGCACAAATTATAATTGAACCACAAATAAAAGCAGGACATCTAATCTTG GCTATAATGAAGCTTGTGACTTTATTGCTCGCCAAGTATCCAGCAATTCCAGAAT GGCTGATAAAAGTTTCTCAACAACGTTGGGTAAAGTGGATGTCAAAGATCTGTATAATTCTCTTCAAGCTTCTCTTGGACAGCTTTTTGAAGAGTTATCTAACCTTTATACATTTTGGGGCTGAACTGTATAGTAATGTACTCaaatttttacattatgttataaagTCTTTCAAGTAA